In Hydra vulgaris chromosome 06, alternate assembly HydraT2T_AEP, a genomic segment contains:
- the LOC136081162 gene encoding uncharacterized protein LOC136081162, with product MFLSNGFIKVILEGQHSFSFPVTYGVPQGSILGPVLFFISINDLPDNLKFKVALFADDSTLYFCLDKKSSLFNCLEQATDLELDLTFVTNRDLQWLVSFYFNKTQLFFGNNYRLTVNVPILMNGNSHFRLTRHSAKSHSFTVSIPACSKNLYSSSFFLRTSTLSNSLPSLCFLVRYNLQLFNFCVIRFFTL from the coding sequence ATGTTTCTTTCTAACggctttattaaagttatcctcgaaggccaacactctttttcatttccagtaacatatggggtacctcaaggttctatccttggtcctgttttgttttttatctccATTAATGATCTTCCCGACAACCTTAAATTTAAAGTAGCACTTTTTGCAGATGACTCTACTTTATACttctgtcttgacaaaaagtcttctcttttcaattgcttagaacaagcaacAGATCTTGAACTTGATCTCACTTTTGTAACAAATCGAGacttgcagtggcttgtgagTTTTTACttcaacaaaactcagttatttttTGGAAACAACTATCGCTTAACTGTCAAcgttcctatattaatgaatggtaACTCTCATTTTCGcttgactcgtcattcagcaaaatctcattcttttactgtatctatccctgcatgctctaaaaacctttattcgtctagtttttttctccGCACTTCAACCCTTTCGAACTCTCTTCCATCATTATGCTTTCTTGTTAGATACaatctacaactttttaatttttgtgttattcgtttttttactctataa